The genomic DNA GTCGTGCGGCCCGTGGTGAGCGTGAAGTCGCCCGAGTCCTCGAGCTGCGGAGCCAGGTTCGGGTCGACGGCGGTGAGGACGTCCACGTCACCGGCGAGAGCCGCGTTCACTCCGGCCGTGAAGTCGGGGATGTACTGGAACTCGACCTCGGCCACGCCGGCCGGGTCGCCCCAGTAGTCGTCGTTGCGGGCGAAGGTGATCGTGCTGCCCTTGTTCCAGCGCGTGAGGGTGAACGGTCCTGTGCCGTTCTCCGCGGTCTTCAGGTCGGTGGTGTCGCCGTCCTTGAACACGAGCCCGGCGGGGCCGGTGAGGGCGAAGAGGAAGTTCTGGTTCGGCTCGGACAGCACGATCTCGACGGTCGTGTCGTCGGGAGCCGAGATCGAGGAGACGGACGCGAACTCCGCGTTGCCCTGCACCGTGTCATCGGTGCGGACGGTCTCATAGGAGGAGACGACGTCGGCCGCCGTCAGGGGCGAGCCGTCGTGGAAGGTGATCCCGTCGTTGAGGGTGAAGGTGTACGTGAGGCCGTCGTCCGACACCTCGTACTCCGAGGCGAGCCGCTCCACGATCTCGTTCTCCTGGGTGCGGCTGACCAGTCCCTCGTAGATGTTGTCGATGAGGATCTGCTCCAGCGCGGCACCGCTGGTGTGCCGGATGTCGAGGTTGGTGGGCTCGAGCACGAGACCGACGTGCAGGGTGGCGTCGGGGTCGGGCTCGCCGCCCGTGGACGGGGCAGGCTCGGCGGAGCCGGAGCAGGCGCTGAGGATCACGGCGGTGGCCGCGAGCGCGGAGATCAGCGCGAGGCGTCGATGACGTCGGAACATGGGTGTTTCCTCTCGGTGCGGCAGGT from Microbacterium paraoxydans includes the following:
- a CDS encoding ABC transporter substrate-binding protein, whose protein sequence is MFRRHRRLALISALAATAVILSACSGSAEPAPSTGGEPDPDATLHVGLVLEPTNLDIRHTSGAALEQILIDNIYEGLVSRTQENEIVERLASEYEVSDDGLTYTFTLNDGITFHDGSPLTAADVVSSYETVRTDDTVQGNAEFASVSSISAPDDTTVEIVLSEPNQNFLFALTGPAGLVFKDGDTTDLKTAENGTGPFTLTRWNKGSTITFARNDDYWGDPAGVAEVEFQYIPDFTAGVNAALAGDVDVLTAVDPNLAPQLEDSGDFTLTTGRTTDKATLAFNNKKAPLDDVRVREALRLAIDHEALIEAVGAGTPLYGPIPELDPGYEDLSDVISYDPERAKELLAEAGQEDLDLTLTIPSFYGTTVPKVLISDFDKVGVNLEVDSVEFPTWLEDVYTNKDYDLSFVLHVEPRDFGNFANPDYYFGYDNAEVQDLYTQALAEVDPEASAKLLAEAARIVSEDHAADWLYNGQTITAVNPVVSGFPEDSINSRINLAGVTVSAAS